The Daphnia pulicaria isolate SC F1-1A chromosome 12, SC_F0-13Bv2, whole genome shotgun sequence genome segment AGCGGAAACGTAAATTTCCCACCCACCTAAACGTAATCCCGCCGACCGGGTGGTGGGGGGGACCAACCTGATCCTCCTTTTAACTTTGGGGATTTTCTTATCTGATGTCCAGCCATCGCCTCCCCATGTAATTCCAcgagtaaagaagaagaaaaaatcccgGTCTAGTATATCCCTCGTTGATTGGCTGGGGGCTTATTGTCTCACGCAACTTACTCCTTATCTCTACTTGACACATACTTTGAGAGTGGGGAGATCCCACCACCCTACGGGAAAAAAACGATCCTCTTTTTTAGAGAGATGGCGGGGCCTATATGTAAGTGGGTGCTGGCCATAACACTGTcggccatcaccaccaccacagacGATGAAAGTGAGGTCATGTTTTATTGATGCGCTCCTTaacatccaacaacaacaacaactaggaTCAGGAAAAATGTTGTAGTGGGCGGTGCCGTCCGTTGGCTATCCGCCCCCTCCATCCTGTCATGATGGGGGATGACCGAATCTACATAATATCATAAGAATGTGAAGCTGTGACACaacttttgtttaaaaaactaaaaatatgattttattCTGCACCGGGTGATaatatcaacatttttttttcctatcctcggggtgttgcgtttcttttttatctgattttattttttctttcgtcgtcGAGAGTTTGAGTTGGTGCAGAGGTAGAGAAATGTCGGCTACCTTGTTTATTATATGATGAGTCGGGAAAAGAATCTTTTACGAGTCCCGTGTGTGCTGTCGATAGACGTCAGGAAAATGAGCCtagcccctctctctcttgtatctttttttcaaatggctcgtcttgttttctttttatgacgGGATGGATAGAAGAGGAAGAGAAAACGAGTCGATGATTTTCCGAAAGGATAAAACGTTCAAAAAAtagaaggaggaggaagggAATATTATATAAATGTAGTCacgcgtgttgttgttgttgttgctcaatCACCTCGTTGTCATCCTAATTCCAACACAAGACGACGaagaaatataaagaaaatggtggtaaaatgtttcccttttttcttattgtcgtcttttttatttatttatttattcccccCCTACCCACCACCAACCCACCCGCGCCCAGTTGACGTTATATGACGACTTGCGTGGCATCGGCAGCAGCGGAAATGGTCGCGGCAATTTCACGCGCTGtcatcgtttttcttttctcttctccccaacaacaacaacaacaacagcaacaaccaaaCGGGtgtgttgttattgttatacGACTTGTACACCCAAAAGTGAAGAGGGACGACGACTAGGAGTGATAAGTGGTTATCATATCTGCTGGcatgtctttcttcttcttcttcttcttcttcccaactCGCAGACGAtttatgattttatttattccccCCCCGACTGTGGAAGGAGATGCAACGAGTTGTGCATGTTTGGAATAAGGAAAACCCAAAATTTTACCATTTGTCGGATGGAGAGGGGGAAGAGTTTCAATAAACGGGAGCGCGCGTGGTCGTGTAAATCGCATCAGGTAACGCTCGGATGCATCCAGCTGCCTCCCCCTCCTCTATCCCTATCCCTGGCAGCACTTGTgtacgtaataataatatcaacgACGTTTTTTCTGATATTTCATCTCGTCCTTCTTCCAACCCCTTTAGgccttttttagaaaaagaaataagaagacgTGATTATTATATAACTGAAAGGAACTGAAAAAGAGATTCATTTCCGGCTGTTGGCGTTTTGACTTGGGTTTTTgactgtcgttttttttttaccgaagGCTGGTGCTCGTACGGTAGCTGAAATCACAGGTGGCTCGGTACTGTGTCCGACATTGTCGCACCTGTTGGTGCGTGAATTAATGACGACCAGTAGCAGCTCACCACGAAAATATATTAAAGTGTTTCACTATTTTTCCGCCTCGTTTGATTTGAACcgaaaaaaacagtttgaatCGTAAACaacaaacttttctctcttcttctctctgcGGTCGGTTATAGCACACGCGACGACAAATGGCCGAGAAATAGAAAAGTCAATTTCTCACATGCAAGCGCCcagcagttgctgctgctgcctcttaCGCGCCTAattgatttcaaaaagaaTCTCTCCTAAAATATCTAGAGAGAAAAGGTgactcttcttctcctttgggCCATTTGTCATCAGGAGAGACGGCcgtaaagaagaagatttagtcTAGCGGACGGATTGCTGTggcccctttttaaaaaatgggaagGCGTATTATTACtactactctttttttttcgagtagTTAAGTTActatcaacttcttcttcttcttcttttcaaatgattttctaTCCAACTCGATGGACTGAAGGGGGGGAATAACATTAGAGACACCTGTGTCCTCTCTCCTATTTTTATTGAGATGGTTTTTCCTTTGGCCAGCAGCTctagtagaagaaaaagttgtgtgTCCGTTTTCCCTCCTAGTTTTTTGTCCGGCGGATGACGACCTGTCGCCGACGATATGAAGATGAATGTCCGTCCCATTCTAATACCCACGACCATTTTTGATCCGTTTGGGCCggcacacacaagacacaaaaagaagaagaagtttattccccttctactttttcctcatttcttctttctctgtatgaaaagttgtttcattCACCAACGGCACTCGAGACTTTCCTCCtctccaagttttttttaaaaaagacctAAAATGGCGGCCGTCGTCTACCACCAAAAAAGGCGAGAGATTCATgtcttgtattattattaataaatccCCCTCTCCACCACTACCACCCTTTTCTATCCTCCTTGTTggaatatatatacacacaagtGAGATGCATCCATTCAGCTGGATATCCTGTCTCACCGCACACACTATCAAAATTCTGGCGAGAATTTCTGTCGACTCAAAATGAGCATCTGCTGCTGGGCTTATCACTGGGCTAAACGATTTCAACCCTCCCAACCgggtggtagtggtggtggtggggtcgACTCTTTTTTGGCACCCCGtgttactactactactactactacaagtCTGCTGACatgtgtattattattatatctccTCTCGGATAtactattttattaaaaactgTTCACCCCTCAGCCAAGCCCAGGCTCAGCCCAGGCGGCATGAAAAATCGTTTTCCGTTTTGTGGTTCCAGGGCCCTGGGCGCGTTATCGCCGCCGATGTTTGTCAATTAGAGAGCGGCTAATTGGCGTTTGGCCCGAAACGAAAGGAGAGAGGAGGCGCAGCACAATCTGTTTTATGATCCAATTtgccacacatacacacaactCCTCCTAGTAGCAGCTGCTGCACAGCCAAAAGCGGAGCTGTAGTAGAGTTTTGTTTGATGTCGTCGCTGGCGtttgctctctctcttcaaTCATTTCACATTGTGCGCGTGCTGCTCGCTCGTTGTTCGCTAGCAGCGGCCACTCTTCTTTAACCCCTTTGATGATTTCTCAATCCTTTTTGGCCGCTGCGCCGTTTTTGATGAAAACATTCCGTCCGTCCATCCATCCGTCTGCTACTCACAAAGGACAATATCTGCGAGGCCTATTAAACGGAATGATAATTACATCCCCCCCTGTAGGGTTTGAAACTGATACAATTTCATCGATCAAATCTCTGGTTGTAGTTATTATTCCACATCGAGTCCGTTTTGGTATTTTAATTTGACATTTCCAGGCCGcccttttttcattcaaatctttttttaaaagagaaaaaagagaacaaagaCGCTGTGGGTGGTTTACCCGACGGAAGAATTTTCCAATAAATTTCTTTCTGTTCCCGATCCGGTTGGAatattgaaaaatgtaaaaactgGCCAAAGGAATTCCTCCTCTGTTTTTTAACGATTTCTATGACTAGTTGAGCCAATAATCATAATCGTCTTATTTATTCGACACAAGAAATAAGTAGCGAAAACAAATTCACTTTGGTGGGGGGTCTCTCCTACTCTCCAATCAAAACTCTCCCGCTGGGCCGCTATACGGCCGCAAATTTACGATCTAGAAAATCTGGGCagggttttcttttgtttgtttcgctTTCGGCTTCGTGATTGGGAAAATTCTCCGCTTGTCAAATAAACATTCCATTTGCCACAGCACACAGCTAGGTCCTAACATTTTAAGAATCGATCTAATCCTAATCAGCTAACTTAAATGATGGCCGATGAATCAGCCCGGaaaagatttcttctttttgatgaAGTCGAATCCGGAATCTAAAAAAGAACCGGATGGAAGAAAACGGTTTTCATTGAATTATTCAGGTGTGATGGGCCGCCTTTTATCTGTCACCAAGCCCCAGTCCAggccaactctctctctcaacgGTCGATTGAATCGATAATTTGACGTGATGGATGACTCTACTCTTCCCCCctgagtaaaaaaaaggtgtgttttgtgtgtgcggTGCCAGTTTAAAAGTCAGGAGAGCttccgcttttttctttttctcttttgttataAAGAGGAGAGGGGGTCTATATCAAATCGTCAGTGATTCTTTTGTGCATGCCCAGCCAGTTCCACCTTTTCAACAGTTTGACTTTTTGACTGGACCTGGACCCAGTCAGTCAGAGAGAGAATCGGTGTCGCTTATTTGTTAAAAAGGGCACCGTGCAATTGTTTGACACTCTACAAAAGACTCTCTCCCCTCTCCACTTCTTTTGCCCCCCATCCATCGACTCCGTGTGTATCTAAAGAGctttttcccactttttctCTGTGTAATATAGAAGGGCGAATCATATGTATAGACACCCTaccgtgttgttgtttgttcctCCCAAAAAAAATAGTCGCAGACTTTTCCAACAGATCCCCTCGGATGACTTTCAATGCATCCACCCCATTATCCTTCATTTTGATACTAAACGGCCATTGAATATCAAAAGGTTCTCCCCCCTGCCCGGCTGCTGGATGGGGAGAGACACGCGCAGAGTCCTTCCTCATTTGATATCcgattggcttcttcttcttgtcatcTCTCGCCGACTTGCGCCTTCACCTGGAACACGCACATAAAGATAAAATGTACTTTTTGGGTTGGTTTGAGATTTAAATATGTAACCcccgtgagagagagagagacgacgacACGTTATTTGATCCGGTGGCAACTGAAATTTCCCACCATGAAAATGTTTGTCCTTGTTGTCCTTGTCGTCTGTAATCCAAACGAGCTGTGCGTCGTCCACCCTTTAGCGTCGGTAACGGATACCCCGGTCGGTCGGTAGTTGGTTGCTAGTTGTTTCAAGGGGGTGCACCGTAAAAGCCAATAGGTTTACCACACACAAGTCAGATgatactcttcttcttcgtacaCCTTGTGGCAATGCCGAAAGttgaaacaacagaaaaatatgagagacactcttttttctagcttctattttttgggttggtgGGAGCATTTTGATACCCACCAAACGGTGAAAATGATGTCTGATGAGGACGACTCACGAATCTCctctttcaccttttttcattctcttctCCCTGGCCTCTTTCTCGTGTCCAGGAATTTTCCTGGACACCAAAACCTTCTCCcccgaaatagaaaaaaggaaaagcggAAACGGCCATTTTCACTGGGATCGTTACAATTGTAACAATTTACTGCAATTGTTGTCTATCCTCCGCCTTCTTCCGGCGGAATCACCAAGAGAAGAATGTCGGCGCGGgcctaacacacacacacacatacttgACGGCTGTGTGTTAGATCGGTGGGGGCCCACCAGACCAAATGGTATTAGTTCAAAAGTGGacggccgtgtgtgtgtgtgttgtttttggTTCTCCCTTGTCTCGCGCTGTGCCGGCCCGGTTGGCGgtctccttttttcccttcagATCCAAAACCCAATAGAAATCGACTTTTTATGATCTTTAAGGGGAGTCCGTCTCTCTTCCTATGGGGGCCGGGGCCCAGCCGCCGCCAGGACTTTTCTGGACTGGACTCTCGGATATGATTATAGTAGTAGTCTAGTAGTAGGCTATAGTAGTTGGTACTCCATGCTGTGATTTGAACCGGCGGCGGGAATATTTAAAAGACTATAAATCTATATACTACACAGTagagatatttttatttattagaatattatccgtgtgtgtgttcgcTCGGCTTCGAttgggaattttttgtttcaattttttcaatttttcgtgttgtgtggccatctagcggtgaacATTTTCATGACTgaaattgttttgatttatttgatcTTAGGCCGGAAGAAGTCTCCACTGGATCCGTCGTGCTGTCCCGTTTGCGGCATCACTCTGCGATCTTCCGACTTGGAAGTTCATTTTGTACAGGAACTGGAGCGACTGGAACGCGTTTCGCGCACTTTCCGCTCATCTTcgcatcatcatcaccatcaccaTGGATcgagcggcggcagcagcatcagTCCGTCGGGCTCTTCCGGCGCCATGTCGGCCCCCGCCGCCACATCCCAAGTCCAAAAACGTGAACAAGATACTCGTTGGGAGGTAATCAaaccaatttaaaaattccagtGAAATTAACAGGAAATTTTATTAAcatgaaattttaattatttttagactTTCCATCGCATTCGAATTAATCGAACGAATCGAGTCAGAGCTAAAGCTCGAAAGCGTCGAGCCGACGAACGTGAAGACACTCCCGAAAACGGCCATCACCATCCGCATCTCCACCACGGCGCAATGGGCGGAGGCAATGCCGGAAGTAGCTCTGGAAGTTCCAGCACTCCGTGCCCCATTTGCGGCCAGCGCATGTACGGATCGGCCGAGGAATTGAATCAGCACGTTGTCCAGTGTCTCAGACGggcaagtttttaaaaattcctcaatttttcatttttagagcaaatttgttataattcatttatatttgatttaattagaATGGAGAAGACGCTGATGAAGATGAACCTTTGGATGTCGAAGGTGACAGTTACGAAGAATACGAATGGGCTGGACAACGACGAATCAGGGCCAGCACCATGTTAGAAGGAGGTTTTGGAGGTGTGTTTTGAACATTTAAAGTTTAATTacttcaattaattaattaattgttttttaaaatgtcaaaGGTGTCGGTATGCATATTTGCAAAGCCGGTGATGAAGAGACTGAAGACGTGGTGGTGGACGGTGACGACACGGCCGCATTCGGCCAGCCGCAGTTCAACGAACACGACATCCAGACAGCCGCAGCTGATCACACCTCCCAAGAAGAAGGTACAATATAAatcaacatttgatcaaaaacCCATTCAAACAAATGACAACTAACAATTGGTACTTATCAACAGGCATAATAAAATGCGAGCGAGATGCTCAGATGTCGTCGGCTTACAAGGAAACGGATTCCAAAGATCACATCATCAACGCGTTGAAGAATCGCGTTTGTGATTTAGaagaaatgaacaaagaaGCCAAGCAGAAAAATCGCTGTCTCATCTGTCTGGTAAATTCagaagaaattaattaaacctttaaacatttttctaattcatttcattattacaGGGCGATTATAGACAGCCTGTAGTATCCACTTCGTGTTGGCACGTTCACTGTGAAGAGTGTTGGCTTCAGGCATTGGTAAAATTCGATTGTCTTTTGTGTCACCAACTGATGTTTAATtggaatttgtttaaattaattcAACAGGGCAACAAGAAACTCTGCCCTCAATGCAATTTGATTACCTCGCCGACTCACCTCAGACGGATTTACATGTGAATTTCTTAATGTGATGGTgtcaaaacaaattattttgggTTCTCATAAGTCActgaagaatttttttcaaattcaacatTTAAACTCTttaattatgattttttttggccAACATTGTTTTTCcccgaaactttttcttccatcatttttctctctctctcaacattgtttcctttttttgattgggTGTGCGTATGTACGCGTGTTCTCTGTTGTTCATGTGTAAATATAGTAGGCTTTCTCGCAGTGCTTTCCTCCAATCATTTGGTTTTTCTCCTTTGTCTCCATTTCAATGCCAGGTAGAACTTGTTTCAGTCTACCCTTTGGTTAGTTTATTTGTATACACAAAGCATCCTCTACAAATTGTCTTGTTTCACGTTTTTAAATCAACTTTTAAATGATGATCTCGTAATCACCCAAATCTTCTTCTGATGGCAGCACAACGGTGGATTCATCTACGTAGTTGGGGTCAAGCAGAGGTAGTCCCTTGGCCTCCCTTTCTCGAACAAGCAGGTAGGCTTCTCGCTGGGACCAGTCCCTCAAACTGAAACAATGTCAATGTTGTGTTAATCATCAATGGCGAGAAATGCTTTCAGTGTGATGACTTACGCGTGGTCAGGCCCATACATGTAGGCCAGTGAACCGATGACAATGCATAGTGTGATACCGAATAATGAAAAAAGGTGGGCTAGTGCAACATCCTCAGTCTCGTCCTGGGTGGTGAATCCATAGGTCATCCATTTCTGAAAGAATAAGTCACAAATTACATGAGAATTCCTGAAACTGAGAAAATCGAAAACATCTGAATACAGCCCTTCCTCTAATTTCGTACATAATGTAGGCTGCTACTCTGCATTTCTATTCAAGGAATTATACAAGAAAATTATTGCTAGTACCTTTCTTGCCGAAGCAGCAGCGACGTCGATGTCGTGGGTAACTTTGTGTGACGGGATTTTTTCTGTGACTACAGCTGTTTCATCCTTCTTTTTGGACGTGGAAATACAACGATTGCCGAGTGCAATAGGTCGAAGATAATTCCTCAAAGGGCCTGCCAATCTTCCAGATCGAACAACGAACGCCATTTTTACCAGAAAATTTCTCACGAACACGAAAAATTTCTGCTGCAGACGACAACAGTGTTCGCCACCTTACGACGAAAATTGTAAGTAAAATTGCTGCCACCTAGCGCCAAAATTGAGTAACTTTCCTCAAAGTCTCAAAGTGGGGCAGTTTGGTCTGCAACTCTGCATAGTGAACAACGTTTGAAAATGGTAATTTCTACTTGTAGTCTTTACTGCTACCAATGCGCCTAGTCTCCTTGGAGAGGTTCCCGAAGGGCAGatattttcattcattgtGGATTTGAAGTAAAATGTCATTTGTATATATTGTTGTATGGTTGTGTTAGTAATTCCGATCTCTTGCTGTGCGCGCGAGTTTCCCGATAGAGGTCGCATAATTTCATCGGGAGTTGCTGTCCTTGGTTTCAAAACCTGAAATGTTTAATTGCTGGGTGTTCGGAGGAAACCGCTATCACGCTTGATCAGTAAGCCCCGCTCGGCAAGACTTGCGATTCACCAAAAAAGGCAGCTTTAGTGCAGCCAAACAATCGAAATTGAATTTCCCATAAATGAATGACACAATTTTGGGtggttatttaattttaaataagcaaataatttgaatgaaaGGCTAAGAATTTCAAGGATTCAAAGTCGGTGGAATGAAAAGTGAGCGAAGCTGAGTCTTGACGGGCTTCAAAGCTTCGACGTCTTCGTCCCAGTCAGTGTCGCTGGGAATGGCCAAGATGTCGTCTTGGTGATTGGCCAACGACGGGCTAATATCTGTCAGAGTCAGCAGCGTCTCGTACGGCCGTGATTTTACGAACGCGAGGGAACCGATTCACTAGCAGATTTAACAGGTGAATGATTGATTTATCGAACGTCACTTGATCACCTCTGAGTAGGTGACAGTACAAATCCACCGACGATATCAACAActgtaaaaaaagatgatattCAACAGTCTAAATAAgatttctaaatatttaaattcgtaatttaatttaaatgaatactTTTAACGGTTTACCGCCATTGGTCATCTCAGTACGAATCAAGGTCAACAGCGACCGTGACATGGATTTGAAAACGGAATCCAAACATCCGGACGACAAGAGATGGTCCAGGAAGTTGAAAATGTACGGCATCAGTCGGACACTATTCAAATTCTCTTGAAACACGTTTAGAATATCCCGGGTGACCAAATTCAGTTCATCCAATTTGTTCTCGGCCACCAACTGGCGGAGGTAACTCATGAATGGAGCGCTGTAACTTTTAACCTGCGAGACAACAAGTTAGGTTATAAGCAATACTCGAGGTGTTGCTTAATAAATGCAAATGCATACCAAACTGTCCGTGAGACTGCCGATGCTGGAAACAAGTCCGGTGATGACGGCTTTGCGGTAAGTGTCGAGTCGCATCACCTTC includes the following:
- the LOC124316272 gene encoding E3 ubiquitin-protein ligase Rnf220-like gives rise to the protein MENSSAYHGHGPSPIPTHQSHPAAALVAFSQASSLSEALRLSRPFPQGSDGKDLNNPFSTVSLGGLRPSEVGAAAAAAAAAAAAAHHHGLTWPFLNLHNPFFHHVPSLDPRLPFGSGAFRPLTPGEELQTLKSSSSSSSFHPGAFAAGLTSPHHQQQQQQQQQKGHHHNNHQGGGGGNGGGKIESLPFNLSRYNPFSSAMESSMAAAGRLVFNSNGQRVIQGQPESPSNNNNNGAANAAAAGSAMSPSAGCADSSSHPSSAASSSNNNNDGRDAAGTPLSDAATERSTPDDIRTSRRRKKSPLDPSCCPVCGITLRSSDLEVHFVQELERLERVSRTFRSSSHHHHHHHGSSGGSSISPSGSSGAMSAPAATSQVQKREQDTRWETFHRIRINRTNRVRAKARKRRADEREDTPENGHHHPHLHHGAMGGGNAGSSSGSSSTPCPICGQRMYGSAEELNQHVVQCLRRNGEDADEDEPLDVEGDSYEEYEWAGQRRIRASTMLEGGFGGVGMHICKAGDEETEDVVVDGDDTAAFGQPQFNEHDIQTAAADHTSQEEGIIKCERDAQMSSAYKETDSKDHIINALKNRVCDLEEMNKEAKQKNRCLICLGDYRQPVVSTSCWHVHCEECWLQALGNKKLCPQCNLITSPTHLRRIYM
- the LOC124316569 gene encoding uncharacterized protein LOC124316569, whose amino-acid sequence is MAFVVRSGRLAGPLRNYLRPIALGNRCISTSKKKDETAVVTEKIPSHKVTHDIDVAAASARKKWMTYGFTTQDETEDVALAHLFSLFGITLCIVIGSLAYMYGPDHALRDWSQREAYLLVREREAKGLPLLDPNYVDESTVVLPSEEDLGDYEIII